From the genome of Rhizobium oryzihabitans:
TTTCCGCCAGGAGATCGCCGATGGCCGGGCGATAGAGCCGCGATGCCATGGTGCTCAGCCAGATGAAGTCGATCACCAGAAAAGCGATGAGCGTGAAGAAATAGGCTGCGATATAGGTCTTCATCGGTCTTTTCCTTTTTAATCGATCCGGGTCCAGCTGATGCCCTTGCACAAGAGACCGGCGACGATGCAGCCCTTGGTGGTCATGCTGCTGCCATCAACCGTCACCGTTATCCTGTAGGATTTGTCGCGTTGCGGATCGAAGGCCGTGCCGGAATAGACGCCGTTTTCATCGGGCTTTATATCCATGACGAGCCGGTCGCCGGTCTTTTCCTTGGGCGTGCCCGGCTTGATCCAGGTGTTGGTGGCGCAGATATTGTCGCCGCAGGGCGCGATCAGCACTTTGGCGTTGCCGTCGCCGCGCGCCCAGTTGCCGTCGATGTCCGCTGCCCCGGCTCCGAAGGCCGCAAGCATCGGACATAGGGAGGATGCGATTATCAATGCTTTGATTTTCATCGTCTTTCTCCGCAATTATTGCCCCGCGTTTTACTTATGCTCAATCGTGTAGAAGCCGACATTGATGGTCCCCTCGGTAAAGCCGGCTTCGCAGTAGCAGAGGTAATAATCCCAGAGCCGCCGGAAGCGGTCATCGAAACCAAGGAGCGAAATCGTCTGCCATCGCGCATGGAAACGCTGCCGCCATTCCGCCAGCGTGCGGGCGTAGGACTGGCCGAAAAGCTCCGTATCGGTCAGGCTCAGGCCCGCTCTGCCAATTGCTTTTTCAAGCGCTTCGTCAGATGGCAGGAAGCCGCCCGGAAAGACGTATTTCTGGATGAAGTCAGCCTTGCGCCGGTAATTGTCGAACCGACCAGGTTCGATGGAGATGATTTGCAGCACCGCGCGGCCGCCGGGTTTCAGGCAGCGTTTCAGCGTTTCGAAATAGCTCGGCCAATAGGCTTCCCCGACCGCTTCGAACATCTCGACGGAAACGATACGATCGAATTTACCGTCGACATCGCGATAGTCTTCCAGTTTCAGATCGATGCTTCCCGCCCTGTCCACTTTTTCGGCTGCTGCTTTTGCCCAGTTCAATTGTGAGGGCGAAAGGGTGATGCCGGTCAAGTCGGCATTGGCCTCGGTAGCCAGGTGGATGGCGAGTGCGCCCCAGCCGCAGCCGATTTCCAATATGCTTTCGCCGCCATTCAATTGGAGTTTGTCAGCGATACGGTCGAGTTTTTTCAGCTGGGCCGCCTCAAGCGTCGGCGTCGTGTCGTCGAAGATCGCGGAGGAATAAAGCATCGAGGGATCGAGCCATTGCCTGTAGAACTCGTTACCCAGATCATAATGCGCCTCGATGTTGCGGCGGCTGCCGCGTCTGGTATTGGCGTTGAGCCTGTGACCAAGGCGGTTGAGAAGGCGCATCGGCGGGCTGCCGCGCATCGAACCCGTGAAGGCTTCGCGGTTCTGGGCCGCAAAACGGATCAGCGTCGTCAGATCGGGCGTCGTCCAGTCCCCATCGATGAAACCCTCGGCAAAGCCGATATCGCCGTTGAGGATCAGCCGCCTCAGCGCGCGCCAGCGATGGAGAACAAGCGTTGCCTCGCAGCCGTCTTTTTCGCCGTATTTTTCAACAACGCCGCCGCCTGGAAGAATGACGCGCAGCCTTCCGGTTGAGACCTTGTTCAGCAGCCTGCCCATGAGCCAGCCGCCGGGGCCGGCGCTGCGGTTGGAAAGTCTGTTTTCGGCCGATGCTTGCGTAAGATTGTCAAACGGGGTCATTTATCTTGGCCTCGATTTGCGACGATGAAGGATGAACGAAAGAGATGGGTGAAGAGGGCGGCAGCGGACGCTTCCGGAACCGCACGCCCTTCAGCCAGATTTTGAGCGCTTCCCAGTGAATGCCGCCGATCACCCTGAGCGTGAGAAAGGGGATGGCGAAGAATGCTTTCAGAAGGGCGGCGTCGGTCAGTTCGACGCGCCGGGCGAGGTGCCGGGCGGTCAGAACCGGCCCTTCGCCGTCGAAGGTGTCGATGACGATCTTCAGCCTGTCACCGGGCGGTATGACGCGGAAAACATAGTGGAGGTCCATGTCCATGAACGGTGAGACATAGAAGGCCTTGTCGCAGCGCTGGACGATTTCCGCCGCACCGTCTGCCTCAACCGGGATCAGATAGGAGTGTCTTTCGCCGAACGTATTGTCGACTTCCCAGAGAATGGCCTTCAGCGATGCGTCCTGCCCGTAGCAGAAGAACACGCTCAGCGGGTTGAAGGCCCAGCCCAGCAGACGCGGCATGGTGAGCAGACGTATCGGCCCGCCATCCACCGGCACGCCCGCCGCCAGCATCGAGGTCTCGATCTGCTGGCGAAGTCCGATCGTGCTCCTGTCGCCGCGGTCCCTGCGATGGAAAGAAAACAGGTTGAACCGGTCCACGGAAAAAAGTCGCAGCTTTTTGTCGAGCGTATCCAGCTCGTCGAGGTCGAGAAGCAGCGAATAAATCCGGTAGGCCAGCCTGTGCGCTTTCGGTTTGAAGCGCGCATGGGTCACATGTCCGGGAAAGAGTGCGGAGGCGAGGTGAGGCATCATGCTATCGCCTCTATGAGTTCGGTGTCGGTCGCAATCGCCGTCATATCAAGGCGAACAATCCGGCCGCTGTCTTCGGCGACCTGCCAGGGGCGCTTCAGCCCGCCCAGGTCTTCTGCAACCGCAAGGCCCGCCTGAATACCGTCCTCATGAAAACCCGAGCCGAAATAAGCGCCGCAGAACCATGTGTTTCGCAACCCCTGCAAGGCCCACAGTTCCTGCCGCATCTGTTCGGTGCCGGCGTCGAAAACAGGGTGGTGGTAGGTTTCCTCGGCGATGATCTTTCCCTGCTCCGGCTCGCGCGCCGGATTGAGCGTTACGAAGGTGTCAGGGGTGTCGCCCAGAGGTTGAAGCTTGTTCATCCAGTAGGTGATGCTTGGCTGACCCGTTTCAATGCGGGTATCTGCCACATAGTTCCAGCTCGACCAGGCGGCGCGCCTGCGTGGCATGAAACTGCTGTCGGTATGCAGCACCGCCCTGTTTTTCGTGTAGGTGAATGCCCCGAGAATGCGCCGTTCGGCGCGCGTCGCATCGCTCAGCATATTCAGTGCCTGATCGGCATGTGTTGCGATCACCACATCGTCAAAACGCTCGAATTTGCCGCTTTCCCCGGCGATTTCGATGTAACCCGGGATACGGCTGATATGTTTGACCGGCGTCGAAAGCCGGATGCGGTCGGCGAACGGCGTGGTGATGCGTTTGACATATTCCTGGGCACCGCCGACGACAGTGCGCCAGACGGGTCGGTTGCGCAGCAAAAGCAGGCCATGGTTGCTGCAGAATTTTATGAAATGCGCCGCCGGGTAACGGCCCACCTCCATTGCCGGCGTGGACCATATGGCGGCCGCCATGGGATAGAGGTGATCATCTCGGAACGCCGATCCATAGCGATTGCGCGACAGGTAATCGTCGAGCGACATGTCGCCCATGACGGGCAGGTCGCGCGGGGCGTTGCGGTAAAAGCGCAATAGATCTGAGAGCATCGCCCAGAAGCGTGGCCTGATGGCGTTTCTCTTCTGCGCCAGAAGGCCGACGCCGGTGCCGCCGGAATATTCGAAACCGCCATCATTCAGCGAAACGGCAAAGGACATGTTGGATGCCGCGGTCGGCACATCCAGTGTTTTGAAAAGTGCTGTGAGATTGGGATAGGTCGTTTCATTATAGACGATGAAACCGGTGTCTACGGAAACAGGTCCTTTTTCAGTCTGGAAAGTCACCGTGTTGCTGTGGCCGCCGACGCGGTCCGCCGCCTCGAAAACCGTGACATCATGCCGTTGCGACAAAAGCCAGGCTGCGGACAGGCCGGAAATGCCTGTTCCGATCACGGCGATGTTTCGCCGGCTGTCTTTTCTTTTGGCTTCGGTGTCGAACATGTTTCCTCGCTATTGCATTCACAATTCAGCCTTTGGGACTGCGACAGATACGAGGGAGCTGATCGATAAGTTTCACGGCCGCGCAGATTTTTCGGAATTTTGTCTGCTGCCTGAAACTCTTTTGCCGTCTCGGCCGTAGTTGCATCACCAAAGGCGGCGTGATGCCCTTTGATACAGCGAGCGGAATGGTGATGATGTCTGTTGTGGTAGCCCTTGCCGTATTGATGTCGGTGCTGATGGCGGCAGCCTGGGCGTTGCAGCGATTGACAGGCTCAAGCGGCTGGATCGATACCGTCTGGTCCGCGAGTGTGGGGCTCGGCGGCATTGTCGCGGTCCTGTTTTCCGATGGAGATGCCTGGCGCCGGGGAGCTGCTGTTTTTCTCGTGATCGTGTGGTCGCTGCGGCTTGCCGGTCATATCGGCCTGCGCACGAGGGGCGGCGGAGAGGATCCGCGTTATGCGAAACTGATCGAGCAATGGGGCAGCAATGCTTCGCTGCGGCTTTTCGGTTTTCTCCAGATCCAGGCCATCGCCGCCTTTGTGCTGGTGCTCGCCGTCTATCTCGCCGCCAGCAACCCTCAGGCTTTTCCACGCTTTACCGATCTGATTGCCTTATTCGTCGCGGCCGGTGCGCTTGTTGGCGAAGCCATATCCGATGCGCAGCTTTCGCGGTTCAGAAAGACACCGGCGGCCAAAAACAGCGTCTGTGAGACGGGTCTCTGGCGCTACTCCCGTCATCCGAACTACTTTTTCGAATGGCTTTTCTGGTGTGGCTTTCCATTGCTGGCCATCCATGCGCAACCCTGGTCATGGATGTCGCTTGCAGCGCCGGTCATGATGTACTGGCTGCTCGTCCACGTCTCCGGCATTCCGCCGCTCGAAGAACACATGCTGAAGTCGCGCGGCGAAAAATTCCGCGCCCTGCAGAACCGCGTCAACGCCTTTTTTCCGGGACCACGTAAAAACGAGGATATGCCATGAACATGCTCGCATTCGCCATCAATGCAGCCGAGCGCGCGCCGCTGAGCGACAGCATCACCCTTGCCGGCATCGACCTTCTCTGCGCGCGCACCAAGCGCAGGCTTGCCGGCCTGCGGGCGGACGCCGAGGCGGCATTTGCGGCAGACATGGTGAGATTTCCCGTCGCTACCCATACGGACGACGCAAACAGGCAGCATTACGAAGTACCGGCGGAGTTTTTCGCGATCGTTCTCGGCGCGCAAAGAAAATATTCCTGCTGCTTTTATCCCGATGCTGACACCACGCTTGATGACGCTGAAACTTTTGCGCTGGCACAAACCGTGTCACATGCCCGCTTGCAGGATGGCATGGATATTCTTGAGCTCGGTTGCGGCTGGGGCTCG
Proteins encoded in this window:
- a CDS encoding DUF2147 domain-containing protein, coding for MKIKALIIASSLCPMLAAFGAGAADIDGNWARGDGNAKVLIAPCGDNICATNTWIKPGTPKEKTGDRLVMDIKPDENGVYSGTAFDPQRDKSYRITVTVDGSSMTTKGCIVAGLLCKGISWTRID
- a CDS encoding SAM-dependent methyltransferase, which gives rise to MTPFDNLTQASAENRLSNRSAGPGGWLMGRLLNKVSTGRLRVILPGGGVVEKYGEKDGCEATLVLHRWRALRRLILNGDIGFAEGFIDGDWTTPDLTTLIRFAAQNREAFTGSMRGSPPMRLLNRLGHRLNANTRRGSRRNIEAHYDLGNEFYRQWLDPSMLYSSAIFDDTTPTLEAAQLKKLDRIADKLQLNGGESILEIGCGWGALAIHLATEANADLTGITLSPSQLNWAKAAAEKVDRAGSIDLKLEDYRDVDGKFDRIVSVEMFEAVGEAYWPSYFETLKRCLKPGGRAVLQIISIEPGRFDNYRRKADFIQKYVFPGGFLPSDEALEKAIGRAGLSLTDTELFGQSYARTLAEWRQRFHARWQTISLLGFDDRFRRLWDYYLCYCEAGFTEGTINVGFYTIEHK
- a CDS encoding DUF1365 domain-containing protein → MMPHLASALFPGHVTHARFKPKAHRLAYRIYSLLLDLDELDTLDKKLRLFSVDRFNLFSFHRRDRGDRSTIGLRQQIETSMLAAGVPVDGGPIRLLTMPRLLGWAFNPLSVFFCYGQDASLKAILWEVDNTFGERHSYLIPVEADGAAEIVQRCDKAFYVSPFMDMDLHYVFRVIPPGDRLKIVIDTFDGEGPVLTARHLARRVELTDAALLKAFFAIPFLTLRVIGGIHWEALKIWLKGVRFRKRPLPPSSPISFVHPSSSQIEAKINDPV
- a CDS encoding NAD(P)/FAD-dependent oxidoreductase, coding for MFDTEAKRKDSRRNIAVIGTGISGLSAAWLLSQRHDVTVFEAADRVGGHSNTVTFQTEKGPVSVDTGFIVYNETTYPNLTALFKTLDVPTAASNMSFAVSLNDGGFEYSGGTGVGLLAQKRNAIRPRFWAMLSDLLRFYRNAPRDLPVMGDMSLDDYLSRNRYGSAFRDDHLYPMAAAIWSTPAMEVGRYPAAHFIKFCSNHGLLLLRNRPVWRTVVGGAQEYVKRITTPFADRIRLSTPVKHISRIPGYIEIAGESGKFERFDDVVIATHADQALNMLSDATRAERRILGAFTYTKNRAVLHTDSSFMPRRRAAWSSWNYVADTRIETGQPSITYWMNKLQPLGDTPDTFVTLNPAREPEQGKIIAEETYHHPVFDAGTEQMRQELWALQGLRNTWFCGAYFGSGFHEDGIQAGLAVAEDLGGLKRPWQVAEDSGRIVRLDMTAIATDTELIEAIA
- a CDS encoding DUF1295 domain-containing protein, which produces MMSVVVALAVLMSVLMAAAWALQRLTGSSGWIDTVWSASVGLGGIVAVLFSDGDAWRRGAAVFLVIVWSLRLAGHIGLRTRGGGEDPRYAKLIEQWGSNASLRLFGFLQIQAIAAFVLVLAVYLAASNPQAFPRFTDLIALFVAAGALVGEAISDAQLSRFRKTPAAKNSVCETGLWRYSRHPNYFFEWLFWCGFPLLAIHAQPWSWMSLAAPVMMYWLLVHVSGIPPLEEHMLKSRGEKFRALQNRVNAFFPGPRKNEDMP